One part of the Mariniblastus fucicola genome encodes these proteins:
- a CDS encoding aminotransferase class III-fold pyridoxal phosphate-dependent enzyme: MTDSPILASDKLKSDPRLQQAKQLIMDAVAQHQAELTTVRAPNPELVAGYEETLDAFGAIRNGSLYFPYLSSGIGNGPFVELGDGSVKLDFITGIGVHGYGHSHPLMVEAAVDSAVADTVMQGNLQQNHESYELVKLLTETANESGAELKHCFLTTSGAMANENSLKLAFQNNHPANRVIAFSHCFAGRTLALAQVTDKAKYRVGLPDTINVDYIPFYDEQQPERSTEIAANHLNYLIERNPGKHAALWMELIQGEGGYYPGTTEFFRTLTKVAKANKICVIADEVQTFCRTTRPYAFQHFELDKEVDVVTIGKISQVCATLFTDEYKFKPGLISQTFTGSTMGINSAIAIVKGLIENGNFGADGKNQKLHNHFVAGLKKVADKHPGTISGPHGCGGMVALTPLDGSAEAAAALAKRLFAAGLMSFMAGGNPSRLRFLMPLGCTETAHIDLACEIIDTTIGEMKQDASLAKHFA, encoded by the coding sequence ATGACAGATTCTCCGATCCTCGCGTCTGACAAACTCAAATCCGATCCGCGACTTCAGCAAGCCAAACAGCTGATCATGGACGCCGTTGCTCAGCATCAAGCGGAGCTGACGACCGTTCGGGCTCCCAACCCGGAACTGGTCGCGGGATACGAAGAGACGCTCGACGCGTTTGGTGCGATCCGCAACGGAAGTCTGTACTTTCCGTATCTCTCCAGCGGAATCGGAAACGGACCGTTTGTGGAACTTGGCGATGGCAGCGTGAAACTGGACTTCATCACGGGCATCGGAGTTCACGGTTACGGTCATAGTCATCCTCTGATGGTCGAAGCCGCGGTCGACAGTGCGGTTGCCGACACAGTCATGCAGGGGAACTTGCAGCAGAATCACGAAAGCTACGAACTGGTCAAACTGCTGACTGAAACCGCGAACGAATCTGGCGCGGAATTGAAGCACTGCTTCCTGACGACCAGCGGCGCGATGGCCAACGAGAACTCGTTGAAGCTCGCGTTCCAGAACAATCATCCGGCCAATCGCGTGATCGCGTTTTCGCATTGCTTCGCCGGGCGCACATTGGCGCTGGCTCAAGTCACCGACAAGGCGAAGTATCGCGTCGGTTTGCCGGACACAATCAACGTGGACTACATTCCGTTTTACGATGAGCAGCAGCCGGAGCGTAGCACTGAGATCGCTGCCAACCATTTGAACTATTTGATCGAGCGGAATCCTGGCAAGCACGCGGCTCTTTGGATGGAATTGATTCAGGGAGAAGGTGGCTACTACCCGGGCACGACCGAGTTTTTCAGGACGTTGACCAAGGTTGCCAAAGCCAACAAAATTTGTGTGATCGCTGACGAAGTTCAAACATTCTGCCGCACGACGCGTCCTTACGCTTTTCAACATTTCGAGTTGGACAAAGAAGTCGACGTGGTGACGATCGGCAAAATTTCGCAGGTTTGTGCGACGCTGTTCACAGACGAATACAAATTCAAACCTGGATTGATCAGTCAAACTTTCACCGGAAGTACGATGGGGATCAATTCGGCGATTGCGATCGTCAAAGGCCTGATCGAGAACGGCAACTTTGGCGCCGACGGAAAGAACCAAAAGCTGCACAATCATTTCGTCGCCGGTCTGAAAAAAGTCGCCGACAAACATCCGGGCACGATTTCCGGACCTCACGGTTGCGGAGGTATGGTGGCCCTGACTCCGCTCGACGGTTCTGCTGAAGCCGCTGCAGCGTTGGCGAAACGACTGTTCGCCGCGGGTTTGATGTCCTTCATGGCCGGCGGAAACCCGTCGCGACTCCGGTTCCTGATGCCGCTTGGCTGCACCGAAACAGCGCACATCGATTTGGCCTGCGAGATCATTGACACCACAATCGGTGAAATGAAACAGGATGCTTCGCTCGCCAAGCACTTCGCTTAG
- a CDS encoding DUF5060 domain-containing protein, with the protein MQKIFLTVFALAIVGSCAFAQDSTKSIVDANFLAEERDGFVAVEAEHFASQEKAGVRAFYLTTPTQHPKADSDGDPPHWLGASGNAYVEILPDTRRNHSEKLTGGVNFSNVPGKLAVLNYKIHFNTPGRYYVWVRAYSTGSEDNGLHVGIDGTWPEHGQRMQWCDGKHSWWWESKQRTEKVHCGVADEIWIDVPTAGEHTISFSMREDGFEFDKFLMTTDKDFQRPADAGAATVLKSGSAPAFELPSGPAGDGTVSVEADKVWDPVTITQSGPYAYETHDLLDSAKPNPFMDYRMEVTFSQGDQSFTVPGYFAADGNAAESSAKSGNAWRAHFSPSKAGDWKYEVSFVSGKGVAIDPNAIGTSVASCDGKSGTFKVDGPSKPGNGDQSRTGMLLPKATHLVFAESGKPFFKVGPDAPETLLAFRDFDGTRTLKPKPGPLKSFKNHVQDANETDPTWKNGKGKGLLGAVNYLASKGLNSMSFLTYNVDGDGANVWPHVSPTDKMHFDCSKLDQWSRVFHHAQFHNILLHFKLQETENDDWRHGTNSDSGKEIAGALDGGKCGPQRKLYLRELVARFGHLNMLEWNLGEENTQTFEEQMAMAVYLDSIDAYGHNIALHTYPQQQDKVYDPWLGKAPLTGLSLQNMWDAVHKRTLLWVNKSRNSDHPWVVANDEQGQADQGVPPDPGYAGFDGTVTMKNGRKYDLHDIRKRTLWGNLMAGGAGVMYYFGYALPENDLKCEDFRSRDKSWDYCQIAKEFLLENEIPIHELKNMNGLVGNKNDGYGNWCLAKPGSLYLVYLPEGGKVSLELSKESVDFEAFWFDPENGGELSPTKVANQRAATEFDSGVDAGKDRVLLLRAK; encoded by the coding sequence ATGCAAAAAATCTTTTTGACCGTGTTCGCGCTGGCTATCGTCGGCAGCTGTGCCTTCGCTCAGGATTCGACCAAGTCGATCGTCGACGCAAATTTCCTTGCCGAAGAAAGAGATGGCTTCGTCGCTGTGGAAGCTGAGCATTTCGCCTCGCAGGAAAAAGCTGGCGTCCGCGCGTTTTACCTCACGACGCCAACACAACACCCAAAAGCTGACTCCGACGGCGATCCGCCTCATTGGCTTGGCGCGAGCGGCAATGCCTACGTCGAAATCCTGCCCGACACGCGACGCAACCACAGCGAAAAACTCACCGGCGGAGTTAACTTTTCAAACGTCCCCGGCAAACTCGCGGTACTGAACTATAAAATTCACTTCAACACGCCGGGCCGATACTACGTCTGGGTTCGAGCCTACTCAACGGGATCGGAAGACAACGGACTGCACGTCGGCATCGACGGAACGTGGCCAGAACACGGCCAGCGAATGCAGTGGTGCGACGGAAAACACTCGTGGTGGTGGGAAAGCAAACAGCGAACCGAAAAAGTTCACTGTGGCGTCGCGGATGAAATCTGGATCGACGTTCCGACCGCTGGCGAACACACGATTTCGTTCTCCATGCGAGAAGATGGTTTCGAGTTTGACAAGTTTTTGATGACGACGGACAAGGACTTTCAACGCCCCGCGGACGCCGGCGCGGCGACTGTGCTCAAGTCGGGTTCGGCGCCGGCTTTCGAATTGCCCAGCGGTCCGGCTGGCGACGGCACCGTTTCAGTCGAAGCGGACAAAGTCTGGGATCCGGTGACGATCACCCAATCCGGACCCTACGCCTACGAAACGCATGACTTGCTGGATTCAGCCAAGCCAAACCCGTTCATGGACTATCGGATGGAAGTGACGTTCTCCCAAGGCGATCAATCCTTCACCGTTCCGGGCTACTTTGCTGCTGATGGCAACGCAGCCGAATCTTCTGCCAAATCTGGCAACGCCTGGCGTGCCCATTTCAGCCCTTCAAAAGCTGGCGATTGGAAATACGAAGTCTCTTTCGTTTCCGGCAAAGGCGTGGCGATCGATCCGAATGCAATTGGGACGTCTGTTGCGTCATGCGACGGCAAAAGCGGCACCTTCAAAGTCGACGGGCCGTCGAAACCAGGCAACGGCGACCAGTCGAGAACTGGAATGTTGCTCCCGAAAGCCACGCATCTCGTGTTCGCAGAATCAGGCAAACCGTTTTTCAAAGTCGGTCCAGACGCACCGGAGACGTTGTTGGCGTTTCGCGATTTCGATGGCACACGAACCCTGAAGCCAAAGCCTGGCCCGCTGAAATCGTTCAAGAATCATGTGCAGGATGCGAACGAAACCGATCCGACGTGGAAGAATGGCAAAGGCAAGGGCTTGCTTGGAGCAGTCAACTACCTGGCGAGTAAAGGTTTGAACTCGATGTCGTTCCTGACCTACAACGTCGATGGCGACGGAGCCAACGTCTGGCCTCATGTTTCTCCGACCGACAAAATGCACTTCGATTGCTCCAAACTGGATCAATGGAGTCGCGTTTTCCATCACGCACAGTTTCATAACATCCTGTTGCATTTCAAGTTACAGGAAACTGAGAACGATGATTGGCGACACGGCACCAATTCGGATTCTGGCAAAGAAATCGCAGGTGCTCTCGACGGCGGTAAATGCGGACCACAGCGAAAGCTGTACCTTCGCGAACTTGTGGCGCGATTCGGCCACCTGAACATGTTGGAATGGAATCTCGGCGAAGAGAACACGCAGACGTTCGAGGAACAAATGGCGATGGCTGTTTACCTTGACAGCATCGACGCCTACGGCCACAACATCGCCCTGCACACCTACCCGCAACAACAGGATAAAGTTTACGATCCGTGGTTGGGCAAAGCACCACTAACAGGTCTGTCACTGCAAAACATGTGGGACGCCGTCCACAAGCGAACGTTGCTGTGGGTCAACAAGTCGCGCAACAGCGATCACCCCTGGGTGGTGGCGAACGACGAACAGGGGCAAGCCGACCAAGGCGTCCCTCCGGATCCGGGGTACGCTGGCTTCGACGGCACGGTCACGATGAAGAACGGCAGGAAGTACGACCTGCACGACATCCGTAAGCGAACGCTGTGGGGCAACTTGATGGCGGGCGGCGCGGGAGTCATGTACTACTTTGGCTACGCGTTGCCGGAGAACGATTTGAAGTGCGAGGACTTTCGTTCGCGAGACAAGTCATGGGACTACTGCCAGATCGCGAAAGAGTTTCTGCTCGAAAATGAAATTCCAATCCATGAGCTGAAGAACATGAACGGGCTCGTCGGCAACAAGAACGATGGCTACGGCAACTGGTGTTTGGCCAAGCCCGGCAGCCTGTATCTGGTTTACTTGCCCGAGGGCGGCAAAGTCAGTCTCGAGCTGTCGAAAGAGTCTGTCGATTTTGAAGCGTTCTGGTTCGACCCGGAAAATGGCGGCGAGCTTTCGCCTACAAAGGTCGCGAATCAGCGGGCCGCGACGGAGTTCGATTCCGGCGTCGATGCCGGGAAAGACCGAGTGCTGTTGCTTCGGGCGAAATAG